In a single window of the Anaerotruncus rubiinfantis genome:
- a CDS encoding HIT family protein, producing the protein MNCLYCEKGEKLESFTLKICELKTTILYLFKEQSYRGRVVLVLKRHAEELFELTRQEQEDFIADLCLVTKAASNLFAADKINCGMYGDTVKHLHVHVVPKKEGKLDWNGIPQMNPNQVYLTDEEYEEMIRAYRDYIASKQD; encoded by the coding sequence TTGAATTGCCTTTACTGCGAAAAGGGGGAAAAGCTTGAAAGCTTTACTCTGAAGATCTGTGAACTGAAGACCACTATCCTCTATCTGTTCAAGGAACAGAGCTACCGCGGGCGGGTGGTGCTGGTTCTAAAGCGCCATGCGGAGGAGCTATTTGAGCTGACAAGGCAGGAACAGGAGGACTTTATCGCGGATCTGTGCCTCGTGACGAAAGCCGCGTCAAACCTGTTTGCGGCCGATAAAATCAACTGCGGCATGTATGGGGACACGGTGAAGCACCTGCATGTACATGTGGTGCCGAAAAAAGAGGGAAAACTCGATTGGAACGGCATCCCGCAGATGAATCCCAACCAGGTTTACCTGACTGATGAGGAATATGAGGAGATGATCAGGGCTTACCGGGATTACATCGCTTCAAAACAGGACTGA
- a CDS encoding TRAP transporter small permease has translation MNKVANVVDKVVCALLVIFFALILLVGTAQIISRYFFSMPIVWADELSKYLFLWMVMIGAAYGVRLKKHVVADVLITKFNPGLKKAVGLAVDLLSVFLFGVFIAYTPKMMRLAAGEISSTVRIPLSYVYLGVLVGAVLMLFYTLVDMYGKYVKKTAMEG, from the coding sequence ATGAATAAGGTTGCAAATGTGGTTGACAAAGTGGTCTGCGCCCTGCTGGTAATCTTCTTCGCACTGATCCTGCTGGTGGGTACGGCGCAGATCATCTCCCGGTATTTTTTCAGCATGCCAATCGTCTGGGCGGATGAGCTGTCCAAATATTTGTTCCTGTGGATGGTCATGATCGGGGCGGCGTACGGAGTCCGCCTGAAAAAACATGTCGTGGCGGATGTTCTGATCACAAAGTTCAACCCGGGGCTCAAAAAGGCGGTAGGATTGGCCGTCGACCTGCTCTCGGTATTTCTGTTCGGGGTGTTTATCGCCTACACGCCGAAAATGATGCGGCTGGCTGCGGGGGAAATCTCCAGCACGGTGCGCATCCCATTGAGCTATGTTTATCTGGGCGTCCTGGTGGGCGCGGTGCTGATGCTGTTTTATACCCTGGTGGATATGTATGGGAAATATGTGAAAAAGACGGCAATGGAGGGATAA
- a CDS encoding TRAP transporter substrate-binding protein, with the protein MNKSYKRLTSLLAIIVMFAVAVSGCVSGATVSSSTAPANAPASQPAASAGSEAPSGDAASDSGTDPVVTLTLGHVQSAEENVATIFSEAFKEACAKRNIQVDIFPGSQLGNSRDLMEGLRMGTIDLNVTGTADYSKLCSDLGVLDLAYIWKNYDQMFAVLDGEIGQTLAQKLLDESGVRILGYSASFGSRCVVTVGDKVFTNLDEAKKLNLKVRTIESPVYIGSMQAMGMNPTPMGFSEIYTALQTHVIDGYEHDADTTLANGFDEVAKNFMLTNHMNGPIALYMSEKSFEKLDEKVRQDILEAGREAAAVHRETAPVKEKEKLEELKSTGMNVVEVDTESFAAACNEFNKSYCAENGLTEYYEKIIAQ; encoded by the coding sequence ATGAACAAATCGTATAAACGGCTGACCTCTCTGCTGGCGATCATCGTAATGTTTGCTGTTGCCGTAAGCGGATGCGTCTCCGGCGCCACCGTTTCCTCCTCCACTGCGCCCGCGAACGCGCCGGCCTCCCAGCCCGCCGCTTCGGCTGGAAGCGAAGCCCCCTCCGGGGATGCGGCTTCGGACAGCGGGACCGACCCGGTGGTAACCCTGACTTTGGGCCACGTGCAGTCCGCGGAGGAAAATGTGGCGACCATCTTCTCTGAAGCGTTTAAAGAAGCCTGTGCCAAACGCAACATCCAGGTTGACATCTTCCCGGGCTCGCAGCTCGGAAACAGCCGTGACCTGATGGAAGGCCTGCGCATGGGCACGATCGATCTGAACGTCACCGGCACCGCCGACTATTCCAAACTCTGCTCCGACCTCGGCGTACTGGATCTGGCATATATCTGGAAGAATTACGACCAGATGTTCGCCGTGCTGGACGGTGAAATCGGTCAGACGCTGGCCCAAAAGCTGTTGGATGAATCCGGTGTGCGTATCCTTGGCTACAGCGCGTCCTTTGGCTCCCGGTGCGTTGTCACAGTCGGCGATAAGGTGTTCACCAATCTGGACGAGGCTAAGAAACTGAATCTCAAAGTCCGCACCATTGAATCCCCGGTCTATATTGGTTCGATGCAGGCGATGGGCATGAACCCCACGCCGATGGGCTTCAGCGAAATCTATACCGCCCTGCAGACCCATGTCATCGACGGCTACGAGCATGATGCGGATACCACGCTGGCCAACGGCTTCGACGAAGTCGCGAAGAACTTCATGCTCACCAACCATATGAACGGCCCGATCGCCCTTTATATGTCCGAGAAATCCTTTGAGAAGCTGGACGAAAAGGTCCGGCAGGATATCCTGGAAGCGGGACGGGAAGCCGCGGCCGTGCATCGTGAAACCGCCCCGGTTAAGGAAAAGGAGAAACTGGAAGAACTGAAATCCACCGGTATGAATGTGGTCGAGGTGGATACCGAAAGCTTCGCCGCCGCCTGTAACGAGTTTAACAAGTCCTACTGTGCCGAAAACGGCCTGACCGAATATTACGAAAAGATCATCGCTCAGTGA